From Vibrio crassostreae, one genomic window encodes:
- a CDS encoding nucleotidyltransferase family protein, giving the protein MQLPVIDPTQPFQPEFQPVVNDLITFLKGGLGSNLHSVYIYGSVARKQAVVGRSNLDVVVVTHRPFPDQRTTLLNTIKWRFQKSFPQVTQVAIKTTLVSEIVDFDNIFTWGFMLKHLAVCVHGEDLSDCYGDFETSWEIAKHWNMDAENWLAVYRNKIARATTPEQQVAAQVIIAKKLLRASYSLVMYRDKYWFDDPVECGQQFLKYHPDREVEIQRLGILLSGRPIPKRSVIGILDGFGEWLVKQYQKTEFRIG; this is encoded by the coding sequence ATGCAGCTACCTGTTATTGACCCAACACAGCCTTTTCAACCTGAATTCCAACCTGTGGTTAACGATCTGATTACCTTCTTAAAAGGTGGATTAGGTTCTAATCTACACAGTGTCTATATTTATGGCAGTGTTGCTCGCAAGCAAGCCGTCGTCGGTCGCTCAAATCTTGATGTGGTTGTGGTGACACACCGCCCGTTTCCTGATCAGCGAACCACGCTGTTGAATACCATTAAATGGCGCTTCCAAAAAAGCTTCCCACAGGTGACTCAAGTGGCGATTAAAACCACCTTGGTGAGCGAGATAGTCGATTTCGACAACATCTTCACCTGGGGCTTTATGCTTAAGCATTTGGCCGTGTGTGTGCATGGTGAAGACTTGTCAGATTGCTATGGTGATTTTGAGACGAGTTGGGAAATTGCCAAGCATTGGAATATGGATGCGGAAAACTGGTTAGCGGTGTATCGCAACAAGATTGCCCGAGCTACAACGCCAGAGCAACAAGTGGCCGCGCAAGTGATCATTGCCAAGAAGCTGCTAAGAGCAAGCTACTCCTTGGTCATGTATCGCGATAAGTATTGGTTCGATGATCCTGTAGAATGTGGTCAACAGTTCTTGAAGTATCACCCAGATAGAGAAGTCGAAATTCAAAGGTTGGGTATTTTACTCTCAGGTAGACCGATCCCGAAACGTTCGGTGATTGGTATTCTTGATGGCTTTGGTGAGTGGTTAGTTAAGCAATATCAGAAAACCGAGTTTAGAATCGGATAG
- the uvrY gene encoding UvrY/SirA/GacA family response regulator transcription factor: MINVFLVDDHELVRTGIRRIIEDVRGMNVAGEAESGEDAAKWCRTNNTDVILMDMNMPGIGGLEATKKILRFNPDVKIIVLTVHTENPFPTKVMQAGAAGYLTKGAGPDEMVNAIRVVNSGQRYISPEIAQQMALSQFSPASENPFADLSERELQIMMMITKGQKVTDISEQLNLSPKTVNSYRYRLFSKLDISGDVELTHLAIRHGMLDTETL, translated from the coding sequence TTGATAAATGTTTTCCTTGTAGATGATCACGAGCTGGTTCGCACAGGGATACGACGTATTATTGAAGACGTCCGTGGAATGAACGTAGCAGGGGAAGCTGAAAGCGGTGAAGATGCTGCAAAATGGTGTCGTACTAACAATACTGACGTTATTTTGATGGATATGAATATGCCTGGTATTGGTGGCTTAGAGGCAACCAAGAAAATCTTGCGTTTCAACCCTGATGTTAAAATCATCGTTTTAACTGTTCATACGGAAAATCCGTTTCCAACTAAAGTGATGCAAGCTGGAGCTGCTGGTTACCTTACTAAAGGGGCAGGTCCGGATGAAATGGTAAATGCAATTCGAGTGGTTAATAGTGGCCAACGATACATTTCACCAGAAATTGCGCAGCAGATGGCTTTGAGCCAATTCTCTCCTGCGTCTGAAAATCCATTCGCAGACTTATCTGAACGTGAACTTCAAATCATGATGATGATTACCAAAGGTCAGAAAGTGACGGATATTTCAGAACAACTCAATCTAAGTCCTAAAACAGTCAACAGTTACCGCTACCGTTTGTTCAGCAAGCTGGATATCAGTGGCGATGTAGAGTTGACGCATTTAGCGATTAGACATGGAATGTTAGACACTGAGACCCTTTAA
- a CDS encoding HI1450 family dsDNA-mimic protein, with protein sequence MTKANDLMSYDDAIDTAYDIFLEMAPDNLEPADVILFTAQFEDRGAAELVETGDDWVEHVGFEVDKEIYAEVRIGLVNEADDVLDDVFARMLISRDPEHKFCHMLWKRD encoded by the coding sequence ATGACCAAAGCTAACGACCTAATGTCTTATGACGACGCAATTGACACTGCATACGACATCTTCCTAGAGATGGCACCTGACAACCTAGAACCTGCAGACGTGATTCTTTTCACAGCTCAGTTTGAAGATCGTGGCGCAGCAGAGCTTGTTGAAACTGGCGATGATTGGGTTGAACATGTTGGCTTTGAAGTCGACAAAGAGATCTACGCTGAAGTGCGCATTGGTCTTGTGAATGAAGCTGATGACGTTCTAGACGACGTATTTGCTCGCATGCTAATCAGCCGTGATCCAGAGCATAAGTTCTGTCACATGCTGTGGAAGCGCGACTAG
- a CDS encoding RNA methyltransferase — protein sequence MTKAKTDTQSKGYACIGLVNPKTPENVGSVMRAAGCYGANSVFYTGTRYDHARKFHTDTKEKHLALPLIGVEDLKDIIPVGCVPVAVDLIEGAKPLPDYKHPPRAFYIFGPEDGTLKKEITDFCRETIYVPTNGCMNLAASVNVVLYDRLAKGDNFSNHK from the coding sequence ATGACCAAAGCAAAAACAGACACACAATCAAAAGGCTATGCCTGCATTGGCCTAGTTAACCCAAAGACGCCGGAAAACGTAGGCTCTGTAATGCGAGCGGCTGGCTGCTATGGCGCCAACTCTGTGTTTTACACGGGCACACGCTACGACCACGCGCGAAAATTCCATACCGACACCAAAGAGAAGCACCTAGCGTTGCCTCTAATTGGTGTTGAAGATCTGAAAGACATTATTCCAGTAGGCTGCGTACCTGTAGCTGTTGATCTGATTGAAGGTGCTAAGCCGCTGCCTGATTACAAGCACCCACCACGCGCGTTTTACATTTTTGGCCCTGAAGACGGTACGCTAAAGAAAGAGATCACAGACTTCTGTCGTGAGACGATTTACGTTCCGACCAACGGCTGTATGAATCTAGCAGCATCAGTGAATGTTGTGCTTTACGACCGACTGGCGAAAGGCGATAACTTCTCGAATCATAAATAA
- the uvrC gene encoding excinuclease ABC subunit UvrC codes for MTNLFDSVSFLKTVTEQPGVYRMYNAEAVVIYVGKAKNLKKRLSSYFRKKVDSEKTRALVSNIDKIDVTVTHTETEALILEHNYIKQYLPKYNVLLRDDKSYPYIFISGHKHPRLSMHRGAKKKKGEYFGPYPDSGAVRETLHLIQKIFPARQCEDTVYANRTRPCLMYQIGRCAAPCVSSIISDEEYSELIDYVRLFLQGKDKLVLETLIEKMDTASRELRFEQAAAFRDQIQAIRRVQEQQYVSDDSMEDMDVLGFAQENGVACIHILMIRQGKVLGSRSHFPKIPNNTVREEVFSSFLSQYYLAHNEARTIPTRLILNADLMEDVTPIQEALCEVAGRKIHFNTNPSGTRGRYLKLSNTNALTAITTKINHKMTINQRFKELQEVLSMDAIKRMECFDISHTMGESTIASCVVFNQEGPVKPEYRRYNITGITGGDDYAAMAQALERRYSKQLDVDKIPDIIFIDGGKGQLNRAHEIISQYWGDWPFRPRMMGIAKGVTRKPGLETLVTLEGEEFNLPSDAPALHLIQHIRDESHNHAIAGHRAKRGKTRRTSALEGIEGVGPKRRQALLKYMGGLQELKRATVEEIAKVPGISHSLAENIYQALKQ; via the coding sequence GTGACCAACTTGTTTGACTCAGTCTCATTCCTCAAGACAGTAACAGAGCAGCCCGGCGTTTATCGAATGTATAACGCCGAGGCTGTCGTTATCTACGTCGGTAAAGCTAAGAACCTCAAAAAACGCCTTTCTAGTTATTTTCGTAAAAAAGTCGACAGTGAAAAAACACGCGCTCTCGTCAGCAATATTGACAAGATCGATGTCACTGTAACGCACACGGAAACCGAAGCTCTTATTCTTGAGCATAACTACATCAAGCAGTACCTACCGAAATACAACGTACTTCTGCGAGATGATAAGTCGTATCCCTATATTTTTATTAGCGGTCACAAGCATCCTCGTTTGTCGATGCACCGTGGTGCTAAAAAGAAAAAGGGTGAATATTTTGGTCCTTATCCTGATTCCGGCGCTGTGCGTGAGACGCTGCACCTAATACAAAAAATCTTTCCTGCCCGCCAGTGTGAAGATACGGTTTATGCCAACAGAACACGTCCATGTTTGATGTATCAGATTGGCCGTTGTGCTGCGCCATGTGTCAGCTCGATTATCTCTGACGAAGAGTACAGCGAGCTTATCGACTATGTTCGTCTGTTCCTGCAAGGAAAGGATAAATTAGTCCTTGAGACGCTCATCGAAAAGATGGACACAGCAAGCCGAGAGCTTCGCTTTGAGCAAGCTGCCGCTTTCCGTGATCAAATCCAAGCGATTCGACGCGTGCAAGAACAACAGTATGTATCTGACGATTCAATGGAAGATATGGACGTGTTGGGCTTTGCTCAAGAGAATGGCGTAGCGTGTATTCATATCTTGATGATTCGCCAAGGCAAGGTTTTAGGCAGTAGAAGCCATTTCCCTAAAATTCCAAACAATACGGTGCGAGAAGAGGTCTTTTCGAGTTTTCTAAGCCAATACTATCTTGCGCATAATGAAGCGAGAACCATCCCAACTCGTCTGATTCTCAATGCCGATTTGATGGAAGATGTGACACCGATTCAAGAAGCTTTGTGTGAAGTTGCGGGTCGTAAGATCCACTTCAATACCAACCCTTCAGGGACTCGAGGTCGTTACCTTAAGTTGTCGAACACCAATGCATTGACGGCTATTACTACCAAGATTAATCACAAGATGACGATTAATCAGCGCTTCAAAGAGCTTCAAGAAGTGCTGTCGATGGATGCTATCAAGCGAATGGAATGTTTCGATATCAGTCATACCATGGGTGAAAGTACGATAGCTTCTTGTGTGGTATTTAATCAAGAAGGCCCGGTTAAACCGGAGTACCGTCGTTACAACATCACCGGCATTACCGGTGGTGATGACTACGCTGCGATGGCTCAGGCGCTTGAGAGGCGTTATTCGAAGCAACTCGATGTCGACAAGATCCCAGACATTATCTTTATCGATGGTGGCAAAGGTCAACTAAACCGCGCTCATGAGATCATTTCTCAATATTGGGGGGATTGGCCGTTTAGACCAAGAATGATGGGTATTGCGAAAGGCGTGACTCGTAAACCTGGTTTAGAGACTCTAGTGACCCTAGAAGGGGAAGAGTTCAATTTACCCAGTGATGCACCAGCACTACACCTTATCCAGCACATCCGTGATGAAAGCCATAATCATGCGATTGCAGGGCATAGAGCGAAACGTGGCAAAACACGTAGAACCAGTGCTTTGGAAGGAATTGAAGGGGTAGGGCCTAAGCGTCGTCAAGCTTTGCTGAAATATATGGGCGGCTTACAAGAACTTAAGCGTGCAACTGTTGAAGAAATAGCCAAAGTGCCGGGCATTAGTCATTCTTTGGCAGAAAACATTTATCAAGCATTGAAACAATAG
- the efpL gene encoding elongation factor P-like protein EfpL gives MPRASEIKKGFAITVESKTVIVKDIEVTTPGGRGGQKIYRFRGNDVATGVKTEVRHKADEIVETIDVTKRAVMFSYVDGNEYIFMDNEDYTQFIFNGETIEDELLFINEETQGMYAILIDGNAATLELPTSVELVIEETDPSIKGASASARTKPARLSTGLTIQVPEYIATGDKVVVNTAERKYMNRAS, from the coding sequence ATGCCTAGAGCAAGTGAAATTAAAAAAGGTTTTGCTATCACAGTAGAAAGCAAAACAGTGATCGTTAAAGATATCGAAGTAACAACACCAGGCGGCCGTGGCGGCCAAAAGATTTACCGCTTCCGTGGTAACGATGTAGCAACTGGCGTTAAAACTGAAGTTCGCCACAAGGCTGACGAAATTGTTGAAACTATTGACGTAACTAAGCGTGCAGTAATGTTCTCTTACGTTGATGGCAACGAGTACATCTTCATGGACAACGAAGATTACACACAATTCATCTTCAACGGTGAAACAATCGAAGACGAACTGCTGTTCATCAACGAAGAAACTCAAGGCATGTACGCGATTCTTATCGATGGCAACGCTGCAACGCTTGAGCTTCCAACATCTGTTGAGCTAGTTATCGAAGAGACTGATCCTTCAATCAAAGGTGCATCAGCGTCTGCTCGTACTAAGCCTGCTCGTCTTTCTACAGGTCTTACTATTCAAGTACCTGAATACATCGCGACTGGCGACAAAGTAGTAGTAAACACTGCTGAACGTAAATACATGAACCGCGCAAGCTAA
- the rluB gene encoding 23S rRNA pseudouridine(2605) synthase RluB, with amino-acid sequence MSEKLQKVLARAGHGSRRELEGLIKSGRVSVNGQVAKLGERLEDENSVIRIDGHTVSGKASEEVVCRVLAYYKPEGELCTRHDPEGRRTVFDRLPKIRGSRWISVGRLDANTSGLLLFTTDGELANRLMHPSRQVEREYLVRVFGEVTEQKVKNVTRGVQLEDGMARFEDVVYAGGEGMNHTFYVAINEGRNREVRRLWESQETTVSRLKRVRYGDIYLDKKLPRGGWKELDLQEVNYLRELVELKPEKETLLDLDPSNTSRKRERSRSQKIRRAVKRHEERANAPKGRSNQTKRKKPATRGTTTPDSGRSAPAANKGKPQANKSKPKLNNGRPAKPAKPRTRQ; translated from the coding sequence ATGAGCGAAAAATTACAGAAGGTTTTAGCGCGAGCTGGTCACGGTTCTCGTCGTGAACTAGAAGGTTTAATCAAATCTGGTCGTGTAAGTGTTAACGGTCAAGTTGCGAAACTGGGTGAGCGTCTTGAAGACGAGAACTCAGTGATCCGTATCGATGGCCATACTGTTTCAGGCAAGGCTTCTGAAGAAGTGGTTTGTCGTGTACTTGCTTACTACAAACCTGAAGGTGAGCTTTGTACTCGTCACGATCCTGAAGGCCGCCGCACTGTTTTCGATCGTCTACCTAAGATCCGTGGTTCTCGTTGGATTTCAGTTGGTCGTCTTGATGCAAACACATCGGGTCTTTTGCTTTTCACTACTGATGGTGAGCTTGCAAACCGTCTAATGCACCCAAGCCGTCAGGTTGAGCGTGAGTACCTAGTACGTGTATTCGGTGAAGTGACTGAGCAAAAAGTTAAAAACGTTACTCGTGGCGTACAACTAGAAGACGGCATGGCTCGTTTTGAAGATGTGGTTTACGCTGGTGGTGAAGGTATGAACCATACTTTCTACGTAGCGATTAACGAAGGTCGTAACCGTGAGGTTCGTCGTCTTTGGGAATCTCAAGAAACAACAGTAAGCCGCCTGAAACGTGTACGTTACGGTGATATCTACCTTGATAAGAAACTGCCTCGTGGTGGTTGGAAAGAGCTAGATCTTCAAGAAGTTAACTACTTGCGTGAACTTGTTGAGCTTAAGCCAGAGAAAGAGACTTTGTTGGATCTTGATCCTTCAAACACTTCTCGTAAGCGTGAGCGTTCTCGTAGCCAAAAAATTCGTCGTGCTGTTAAGCGTCACGAAGAGCGTGCTAACGCACCAAAAGGCCGCAGTAACCAAACTAAACGCAAGAAGCCTGCAACTCGCGGTACAACAACACCTGATTCAGGTCGTAGCGCTCCAGCTGCAAACAAAGGCAAACCTCAGGCTAACAAAAGTAAGCCTAAACTGAACAACGGTCGTCCGGCTAAACCAGCTAAGCCAAGAACACGTCAGTAA
- a CDS encoding DNA polymerase II, translating to MDIQQGFVLTRQARDFSGRTQIDLWLSTPQGPTLLTIPNEKPVFFVAQSDLEACQTIAAKESIDCQFKPLELATFEQTPLAACYTSLSRSSFGLAQAFHNEEIQTFESDIRLADRFLMERFIKGSIEFTGTAVQKNQHRRVSNTKCRAGDYLPNLSVVSLDIECSEKGVLYSIGLDSPMDSRVIMVGAPQEAGTNIQWVANEKALLEAMIMWFSEFDPDIIIGWNVIDFDFRLLHKRSEWNEVKLNIGRDNQPSFFRSSAQNQQGFITIPGRVVLDGIDMLKTATYHFRSWSLESVSQELLGEGKDIHNVHDRMDEINRMFKFDKPSLAKYNLQDCVLVNRIFEHTHLLDFAIERSRLTGVELDRVGGSVAAFTNLYLPQIHRAGYVAPNLEPENWIASPGGYVMDSIPNLYDSVLVLDFKSLYPSIIRSFLIDPMGLIEGLKLELGPEENQAVEGFRGGQFHRSKHFLPEMIENLWAARDVAKKNNEKAFSQAIKIIMNSFYGVLGSSGCRFFDTRLASSITMRGHEIMKQTKVLIEDKGYQVIYGDTDSTFVSLNGSYDQQKADEIGNELVAYINDWWTNHLKETHNLTSILELEYETHYRKFLMPTIRGSETGSKKRYAGLITQGDKEKIIFKGLESARTDWTPLAQQFQQTLYEMVFHDQDPTDYVRQFVDETSAGKHDDLLVYQKRLRRKLHEYQKNIPPQVRAARMADEINAQLGRPLQYQNKGRIEYLITLSGPEPKEYLKSGIDYQHYIDKQIKPVAEAILPFIGLDFERVSGQQLGLF from the coding sequence TTGGATATTCAGCAAGGCTTTGTACTTACAAGACAAGCGAGAGATTTTTCAGGGCGCACGCAAATCGACTTGTGGCTGAGCACCCCTCAAGGCCCTACTTTGCTGACCATTCCAAATGAAAAACCTGTATTTTTTGTCGCTCAATCTGATTTAGAAGCATGTCAGACAATCGCAGCCAAAGAGTCGATTGATTGCCAATTTAAGCCTCTAGAACTAGCCACATTCGAGCAAACACCTCTCGCCGCGTGTTACACCTCGCTGTCGAGAAGTAGCTTTGGTTTAGCTCAAGCCTTCCATAACGAAGAAATCCAAACCTTTGAAAGCGATATTCGACTCGCTGACCGATTCTTGATGGAACGCTTTATCAAAGGAAGTATTGAGTTCACGGGTACCGCGGTACAAAAGAACCAGCATCGCAGAGTCTCAAATACGAAATGCCGAGCGGGCGACTACTTACCCAATCTATCTGTCGTCTCGCTTGATATTGAATGTTCAGAAAAAGGCGTGCTTTATTCGATTGGTCTAGACAGCCCGATGGATAGCCGAGTGATCATGGTCGGCGCCCCTCAAGAAGCCGGCACCAACATCCAATGGGTTGCCAACGAAAAAGCTCTTCTTGAAGCCATGATTATGTGGTTCTCTGAATTTGACCCTGACATCATCATTGGTTGGAATGTTATCGACTTCGACTTTAGGCTGCTGCACAAACGTTCAGAATGGAACGAAGTAAAGCTAAATATCGGTAGAGACAATCAACCAAGCTTTTTCCGTAGCTCTGCACAGAATCAGCAGGGGTTTATCACTATCCCAGGGCGCGTTGTCTTGGATGGTATCGATATGCTTAAAACGGCAACCTACCACTTCCGGTCTTGGTCACTAGAGTCGGTATCGCAAGAGTTACTTGGTGAAGGCAAAGACATCCACAACGTTCATGACCGCATGGATGAGATTAACCGGATGTTTAAGTTCGATAAGCCTTCACTCGCTAAGTACAACCTTCAAGACTGTGTGTTGGTAAACCGAATCTTCGAACATACCCACCTACTCGATTTTGCGATTGAGCGTTCGCGACTGACTGGTGTCGAGCTTGATCGTGTTGGCGGTTCTGTTGCTGCTTTTACTAATTTGTACCTACCACAGATACACAGAGCGGGTTATGTCGCACCTAACTTAGAGCCTGAGAACTGGATTGCTAGCCCCGGTGGTTATGTGATGGATTCAATTCCCAACCTGTACGACTCTGTATTGGTGCTCGACTTCAAGAGCCTATACCCATCAATCATCCGCTCGTTCCTGATTGACCCTATGGGGTTAATCGAAGGATTGAAGCTGGAACTAGGCCCTGAAGAAAACCAAGCGGTCGAGGGTTTTAGAGGCGGTCAATTCCACCGTTCAAAGCACTTTCTGCCAGAGATGATCGAAAACCTATGGGCTGCACGTGATGTGGCAAAGAAGAACAACGAGAAAGCGTTCTCTCAGGCGATTAAGATCATCATGAACTCATTCTATGGTGTGTTAGGTTCGTCCGGTTGTCGTTTCTTCGATACCCGGTTAGCGTCTTCGATTACCATGCGTGGACATGAGATCATGAAGCAAACTAAGGTTCTGATCGAAGACAAAGGCTATCAAGTAATTTACGGCGATACCGACTCAACCTTCGTGTCTCTGAACGGCAGTTATGACCAGCAAAAAGCAGACGAGATAGGGAATGAACTGGTCGCTTACATCAACGATTGGTGGACGAATCACTTAAAAGAGACCCACAACTTAACCTCAATACTTGAACTGGAATACGAAACTCACTATCGCAAGTTTCTAATGCCGACCATTAGAGGTTCAGAAACCGGCTCAAAGAAACGTTATGCAGGCCTAATCACTCAAGGCGACAAAGAGAAGATCATCTTTAAAGGCCTTGAAAGTGCTCGAACCGATTGGACACCTCTAGCACAGCAGTTTCAACAAACCCTGTATGAGATGGTATTTCATGACCAAGACCCTACCGACTATGTCAGACAGTTTGTAGATGAGACTTCAGCGGGTAAACATGACGATTTACTGGTTTACCAGAAGCGTCTGCGTCGTAAGCTACATGAATACCAAAAGAACATTCCGCCGCAGGTTCGTGCAGCTCGTATGGCCGATGAAATCAATGCTCAGTTAGGGCGCCCTCTTCAATACCAAAACAAAGGACGTATTGAATATTTGATTACTCTGAGCGGCCCTGAGCCTAAAGAGTATTTAAAGAGTGGTATTGATTATCAGCATTACATCGACAAACAGATTAAACCCGTCGCTGAAGCTATCTTACCCTTCATCGGGTTAGATTTTGAGAGAGTCAGTGGACAGCAATTAGGTTTATTCTAA